The Butyrivibrio proteoclasticus B316 genome segment TACAAAATCCAACCATTCTTTATCGTACCGAGTCAATGATTTAATTTTATAATTAAGAGTGTCCGCTAAAAGAGTATCCCTAATCTCATATGTATAGACATACCCATGATTATTCTGCCTTGCGGTAGCCCATTTGACAGCCTGTTCGTAATCCCTTGTAAGATATATTCCCTTTCCGAAATCCTTTCCTTCGCGGCATTTAGATAGAGCCGGCCTGTCAAAGAGAGCATCACTTCCGTGATATAAAATCATTTTATCTTCCTTTCTTATCTATCATTAATTTATGTATATAATATGTCTTGTCTTAGATAAAATAAGAATGGTTAACTATATTATAGCAAATAGCGTCAAATAAGCAATTTAAGCATAAAAATAAGCGCATCCTTGCGCCTATTCAAATTCTGTAGCATATGGAAGTAAAGTGCAATTCAAAG includes the following:
- a CDS encoding DUF3990 domain-containing protein, with the protein product MILYHGSDALFDRPALSKCREGKDFGKGIYLTRDYEQAVKWATARQNNHGYVYTYEIRDTLLADTLNYKIKSLTRYDKEWLDFVVNCRYKKEENEFDLVYDRMADSTAAEISDALEAYYLGKLSVFETLAIVRSRKAEYCQYCFKTEKIIASELHERCKPKEVFKNE